A region from the Euzebya sp. genome encodes:
- a CDS encoding phosphate/phosphite/phosphonate ABC transporter substrate-binding protein yields MTVDPGAGQPLRLLTYLAPSVPATLFTALADHVGGELGCDVEVSYDSSRSGPRPGEREPFTTGEADVAFLCATSYVWLTGTAHPPIRLVGAAWAPTDPRADQQAVYFGDVLVRVDGPAQLGDLIGRRVAYNDDASLSGYHSVRLALREAGIDAEGVRFVRSGSHLRSLELLVEGDVDAAAIDSTVWHRLSRRTPALAAQVRPIAALGPHPVQPVVARAGLPTHVRDGVRDALLGAHEAPATARALAAAELRRFVPVDDAHYRPLAARMTALDVGWPHAGDDGARLRPSDSDACGATPPPRRRRGARPRR; encoded by the coding sequence ATGACCGTCGATCCGGGCGCTGGCCAGCCGCTCCGGTTGCTCACCTACCTGGCCCCCAGCGTCCCGGCCACCCTGTTCACGGCCCTGGCTGACCACGTCGGTGGGGAGCTGGGGTGCGATGTCGAGGTCTCCTACGACTCCTCCCGGTCCGGTCCGAGGCCGGGCGAGCGCGAGCCGTTCACCACCGGGGAGGCCGACGTGGCGTTCCTGTGCGCCACCTCCTACGTGTGGCTCACGGGAACGGCGCACCCGCCGATCCGACTGGTCGGTGCGGCGTGGGCTCCGACGGATCCGCGGGCGGACCAGCAGGCGGTCTACTTCGGGGACGTGCTGGTCCGCGTCGACGGGCCGGCACAGCTCGGCGATCTGATCGGCCGGCGGGTCGCCTACAACGACGACGCCAGCCTCAGCGGCTACCACAGCGTCCGTCTCGCCCTCCGCGAGGCGGGGATCGATGCCGAGGGGGTCCGGTTCGTCCGCTCCGGCTCGCACCTCCGATCCCTCGAGCTGCTGGTCGAGGGCGACGTGGACGCCGCGGCCATCGACTCGACGGTCTGGCACCGCCTCAGCCGCCGGACACCGGCACTGGCGGCGCAGGTCCGACCGATCGCCGCCCTGGGCCCTCACCCGGTGCAACCCGTCGTCGCTCGGGCAGGTCTGCCGACCCACGTCCGCGACGGGGTGCGGGACGCGCTCCTGGGCGCCCACGAGGCGCCGGCCACCGCACGAGCACTCGCCGCCGCGGAGCTCCGCCGGTTCGTCCCCGTCGACGACGCCCACTACCGACCCCTGGCCGCCCGCATGACCGCGCTCGACGTCGGATGGCCGCACGCGGGTGACGACGGCGCACGCCTCAGGCCATCAGACAGCGACGCATGTGGCGCAACGCCGCCACCCCGTCGCCGTCGTGGGGCTCGACCTCGCCGATGA